In [Leptolyngbya] sp. PCC 7376, a genomic segment contains:
- a CDS encoding prepilin-type N-terminal cleavage/methylation domain-containing protein, translating into MNTFSNYFASLIKSDRSKGFTLIELLVAIALSGIVIVGLGAGMVAVLGRSKSSATKTDLKNQLNRAIDYINDDIKRSRVAGLKQTNVSNDTLILTYYENINDTSGHTIEYYLDSVASNEPWLGPNVLRRKVDSGNWQVLVDGLTDRDSTFTCSSSNFIPVNLGGFQACIESQQASNGNDIYRTTVALFGEVSSSEVVEVSSATISRSVTPTVDPPVLSFTPDTALEPTITWDPIIGATSYSIYECTTTNTALACPFSDAILTPLNISVTSPTSQLDTTTAVGGERSCYYGVTNSGAASSQESEAVCTIVAPSAAPSDVASADLIVTDETVPTVSWTQDFTATQYQIYRCTALTGQSSCSIDVNDPTTYTIVDDFVALTSAAFDEKVPWTETETPNDGERFCYGVIVTNSLGHSSITGSNTKCGAAVVGQTINTSWNISFVNFDTSAVEPQDITWDEVPGATRYELRRCTTDDGTECEPSSGTTVLDDAATDLSISSSVVSDYDENNEPGPAKRYCYAVRAKDDTQASNFSTKQCTTPQAGSCTLNLVPFGKGSSPSFVFTDDPDFRQTLLSGVTASKFSTVTSEKQNLGAGYEILFEVQENSTGSFVGVQGSNTVSLPCDTSINIVWWFNGVEVEAPVLSIDLTDSGSRKDYKPEISWNSVAEADRYDVYRCTEAGADCVPSSTDLHTANSTSPDLETTNPSNGSRWCYSVKAVDTDTSPSTESAFSNVLCGNDK; encoded by the coding sequence ATGAATACTTTCTCAAATTACTTCGCATCGTTAATTAAGTCCGATAGAAGTAAAGGCTTTACATTGATCGAACTTCTAGTGGCGATCGCCTTAAGCGGCATTGTAATTGTAGGATTAGGAGCTGGAATGGTTGCAGTACTTGGCCGAAGCAAAAGCTCCGCAACAAAAACTGATCTCAAAAATCAACTTAATCGGGCGATCGACTACATCAACGATGATATTAAAAGGTCTCGAGTTGCAGGTCTAAAGCAAACTAACGTAAGCAACGATACTTTAATACTGACCTATTACGAAAATATTAACGACACATCAGGTCATACGATCGAATATTATCTGGACTCAGTAGCCTCTAATGAACCATGGTTAGGACCAAACGTTTTAAGGCGTAAAGTTGATTCAGGAAATTGGCAAGTACTAGTAGACGGATTAACAGATAGAGACTCAACATTCACTTGCTCCTCTTCTAATTTCATTCCAGTAAATTTAGGAGGATTTCAAGCCTGTATTGAAAGTCAGCAAGCTAGTAATGGTAACGATATATATAGGACTACAGTTGCACTATTTGGAGAAGTCTCATCTTCCGAAGTTGTAGAAGTAAGTAGCGCAACGATCTCCCGTAGCGTAACGCCAACAGTTGACCCACCAGTCCTGTCATTCACTCCGGATACAGCTCTTGAGCCGACTATCACATGGGACCCAATTATCGGGGCAACATCCTACTCGATTTATGAGTGTACAACCACTAATACAGCGCTCGCCTGTCCCTTCTCCGATGCTATTTTAACTCCCCTCAATATAAGTGTGACGTCGCCGACTTCTCAGCTTGACACAACAACAGCAGTTGGAGGTGAAAGATCGTGTTATTACGGTGTTACGAATAGTGGCGCCGCATCAAGTCAGGAGAGTGAAGCAGTCTGCACAATTGTTGCTCCATCTGCAGCTCCAAGCGACGTTGCATCGGCAGATCTAATAGTTACTGATGAAACTGTCCCAACCGTTTCATGGACACAAGACTTTACTGCAACCCAATATCAAATTTATCGATGCACCGCTTTAACAGGTCAAAGCTCATGCAGTATCGATGTTAATGACCCCACGACCTATACTATTGTTGATGATTTTGTTGCTTTAACTAGCGCTGCTTTCGACGAAAAAGTTCCTTGGACAGAAACTGAAACACCTAATGACGGAGAAAGATTTTGTTATGGAGTTATCGTTACGAACTCCTTAGGACACTCCAGCATTACGGGAAGCAATACCAAGTGTGGTGCGGCAGTGGTTGGTCAAACGATCAACACTAGCTGGAATATCTCTTTTGTTAACTTTGATACCTCAGCAGTTGAACCACAGGACATTACTTGGGATGAAGTGCCTGGAGCAACAAGATATGAACTTCGCCGATGTACGACTGATGATGGTACTGAGTGTGAACCATCCTCCGGAACAACAGTTCTGGATGACGCAGCTACTGATTTAAGTATTTCTAGTTCGGTAGTATCAGATTACGATGAAAATAACGAACCAGGACCAGCCAAGCGCTATTGTTATGCTGTTCGTGCAAAGGATGATACACAAGCGAGTAACTTTAGTACAAAGCAATGTACAACACCACAGGCAGGAAGTTGCACGCTAAATCTCGTGCCATTTGGTAAAGGCTCTTCTCCATCTTTTGTCTTTACAGATGATCCGGATTTTCGCCAGACGTTGTTAAGTGGAGTAACTGCTAGTAAATTTTCTACAGTAACTTCCGAAAAGCAAAATTTAGGAGCAGGATATGAAATTCTGTTTGAAGTTCAGGAAAATAGCACAGGAAGCTTTGTCGGTGTTCAAGGAAGCAATACAGTCAGTTTACCTTGTGATACTTCTATTAATATAGTCTGGTGGTTCAACGGAGTTGAAGTTGAGGCTCCAGTACTCTCCATAGACCTTACAGACTCAGGTTCACGAAAAGACTATAAGCCTGAAATTTCTTGGAATAGTGTAGCCGAAGCAGACCGCTATGATGTTTATAGATGTACTGAAGCAGGTGCTGATTGTGTTCCATCTAGTACTGATCTCCATACAGCTAATTCAACCTCTCCTGACTTAGAAACGACAAACCCAAGTAATGGATCTCGCTGGTGCTATAGTGTTAAAGCAGTAGATACAGACACCAGTCCATCCACAGAAAGCGCATTTAGTAATGTCTTATGTGGTAATGATAAATAA
- a CDS encoding type II secretion system protein — translation MLIQPQKNVRQSNNSNEEGFTLIEVLVGIIMATVFTLVTTQAIAISALYRVKAQRQSEALQWIQQDFEELKFDALTALPGGDCTNGYALALASYFSGDTIAAFPETHIGSVDSFIDAPVLLNKTFEVTRTFNAYETTAPFNVLTVSYSITDPTNPNTATNEIATFYSEVLPDAAFSCN, via the coding sequence ATGCTTATTCAACCTCAAAAAAATGTGCGGCAATCTAATAATTCAAATGAAGAAGGATTTACTCTGATCGAAGTCCTTGTTGGGATTATTATGGCAACTGTTTTTACATTAGTCACAACTCAGGCGATCGCAATTTCGGCCCTTTATAGAGTTAAAGCTCAACGTCAATCTGAAGCCTTACAATGGATTCAGCAAGATTTTGAAGAACTCAAATTTGACGCTCTTACTGCTTTACCCGGTGGAGACTGCACCAATGGCTATGCCCTTGCGTTGGCGTCGTATTTCTCAGGAGACACCATTGCCGCTTTTCCTGAAACACATATTGGGAGTGTAGATTCCTTCATCGATGCTCCAGTCTTACTCAATAAAACGTTTGAAGTTACCCGAACATTTAATGCTTACGAAACTACAGCTCCATTTAATGTTTTGACAGTTTCATACTCTATTACTGACCCAACTAATCCGAATACTGCCACAAATGAAATTGCAACCTTTTACTCGGAGGTCCTGCCAGATGCTGCCTTTTCATGTAACTAA
- the prmC gene encoding peptide chain release factor N(5)-glutamine methyltransferase codes for MVLISGSELNQWRQWAEAQAIAADISLGEINWFLQALTSATALDLKFGIGREITSQVNLAELTELWQQRIQKRIPLQYLVGKAPWRNFELIVTPDVLIPRPETEYLIDLAKDAAEHSDLNLATGHWVDLGTGSGAIALGLAEAFPSAEIYAVDQSQKALDVAKQNADIYKFANRIKFYQGSWWKPLSHLEGKVMGMISNPPYIPSAMLPSLQKEVFFHEPHSALDGGENGLADIQILIHKSPNYLISGGIWLIELMRGQGKTVAQFLKKNGCYTQIQIINDLSGGDRYVMAKKR; via the coding sequence TTGGTTTTAATTTCTGGGTCTGAATTAAATCAGTGGCGACAATGGGCAGAAGCTCAGGCGATCGCCGCTGATATTTCTTTGGGGGAAATCAACTGGTTTTTACAGGCTCTCACCTCAGCAACAGCTTTAGATTTGAAATTTGGCATAGGCCGAGAAATTACGAGCCAAGTTAATCTTGCTGAGCTGACTGAACTTTGGCAACAGCGAATTCAAAAACGAATACCTCTACAATATCTGGTCGGTAAAGCACCTTGGCGAAATTTTGAGCTGATTGTGACGCCAGATGTCTTAATTCCTCGTCCGGAAACGGAATATTTAATTGATTTAGCAAAAGATGCAGCTGAACATTCTGATCTAAATTTAGCGACTGGACATTGGGTTGATTTGGGAACGGGCAGTGGGGCGATCGCCCTAGGCTTAGCCGAAGCATTTCCTAGCGCCGAAATTTATGCTGTTGATCAAAGTCAGAAAGCTCTCGATGTCGCCAAGCAAAATGCTGATATTTACAAATTTGCCAACAGAATAAAGTTTTATCAGGGGAGTTGGTGGAAACCTCTGTCTCACCTCGAAGGAAAAGTGATGGGAATGATCTCGAACCCACCTTATATTCCATCCGCAATGTTACCTAGTTTACAAAAAGAAGTTTTTTTTCATGAGCCCCATAGTGCTTTGGATGGTGGCGAGAATGGCTTGGCTGACATCCAAATCTTAATTCACAAATCTCCTAATTATTTGATTTCTGGTGGTATTTGGCTAATTGAGCTGATGAGAGGCCAAGGAAAAACTGTTGCTCAATTTCTTAAAAAAAATGGCTGCTATACACAAATTCAGATAATCAACGATCTCTCTGGTGGTGATCGCTATGTCATGGCAAAAAAAAGATAA
- a CDS encoding DUF6679 family protein has product MLHRKINQICNDEKEVCIFLRDQQRWIESAKITAFEGEILTIRYETEEDDEVSSWEELVRLESVGAITQKLASVPKIDVEIAISEDCPEAEQIFPHFPDSKNQD; this is encoded by the coding sequence ATGCTACACCGCAAGATTAATCAGATCTGCAATGATGAGAAGGAAGTTTGCATTTTCTTGCGGGATCAACAGCGTTGGATCGAAAGCGCCAAAATCACGGCGTTTGAGGGAGAGATCCTAACGATTCGCTATGAAACGGAAGAAGATGACGAGGTTTCTTCTTGGGAAGAGCTTGTTCGTCTGGAGAGTGTTGGTGCAATCACGCAAAAACTAGCTTCTGTGCCAAAAATCGATGTGGAAATCGCGATTTCGGAAGATTGTCCTGAAGCTGAACAGATTTTTCCGCATTTCCCTGATTCTAAGAATCAAGATTAG
- a CDS encoding Tic22 family protein → MKSLVRFGRQMLFAGAAIAGTTIGLSLPAAALPEEMILQKLEAVPMYMLITDDGQPIFASVQDGENGESTGITGVFVSPSDAENLVIARREEAKQLLAEEQAKPQQDVALIAALEDQSALWEEANILPIGLDRIYEFAQSEDADNLSFQFFPTLKQVQNASEVLEDGQTFPGVPLFFLSAQATDEQGQPITTFPTTPILNPALTPKTIANCDQNAQTPEVGDDCTIPQIPLFFEVEPILTQLEGLDNTDNLSINVMPLEVFISKLVNEDLPNDEKDFLQNMSLIPAAESTQLIQSILESGEAPQ, encoded by the coding sequence ATGAAAAGTCTGGTTCGCTTTGGTCGTCAAATGTTATTTGCTGGGGCTGCGATCGCCGGAACAACCATAGGGCTAAGCTTACCTGCAGCGGCATTACCAGAGGAGATGATCCTACAGAAGCTAGAAGCTGTGCCCATGTATATGTTGATCACCGACGATGGACAACCGATTTTTGCCAGTGTGCAAGATGGAGAAAATGGTGAATCCACTGGTATAACAGGCGTATTTGTCAGTCCTTCTGATGCGGAAAATCTTGTTATTGCTCGTCGTGAAGAAGCAAAACAGTTATTGGCAGAAGAACAAGCAAAACCACAACAAGATGTGGCTTTGATTGCGGCTCTAGAAGATCAGTCAGCACTTTGGGAAGAGGCAAACATTCTACCGATTGGTCTGGATCGCATTTATGAGTTTGCCCAGAGTGAAGATGCGGACAATCTCAGTTTTCAGTTTTTCCCCACTCTCAAGCAGGTGCAGAATGCCTCTGAGGTATTAGAGGATGGTCAGACTTTCCCAGGAGTGCCTTTATTCTTTTTATCGGCTCAAGCAACTGATGAGCAAGGGCAACCCATCACCACATTCCCGACAACGCCAATCCTTAATCCTGCTTTAACGCCTAAAACGATTGCAAATTGCGATCAAAATGCTCAAACGCCTGAGGTTGGCGATGATTGCACCATTCCTCAAATTCCTTTGTTTTTCGAGGTTGAGCCTATCCTGACTCAACTTGAAGGTCTAGATAACACTGACAATCTCAGTATTAATGTGATGCCTTTAGAGGTGTTTATCTCTAAACTCGTTAACGAAGATTTGCCTAATGATGAAAAAGACTTTTTACAAAATATGTCTCTCATTCCAGCAGCAGAGTCTACTCAGCTGATCCAGAGCATTCTTGAGAGTGGTGAAGCGCCTCAGTAA
- a CDS encoding type II secretion system protein encodes MLPFHVTKHQSPQKTQYYQTGFTLIEVLVVVFLIAIMSAIVGPGMLGFLQRTKISSAQSEVLGILQEAQRTAVRGTTNCNDTSCVTTCSLTLPASNSLASAATNNVLVVSSSCAASGDRSLEGVRIRHNFASVNSTYDGTTTLIADLFNFKGTTSDSLTQNDSEGKKDLVIVFTSESSEAFQKCLVVSSGLGLIRVGNYAPGSADAVQSKCSAINS; translated from the coding sequence ATGCTGCCTTTTCATGTAACTAAACATCAAAGTCCACAAAAAACACAATATTATCAAACGGGTTTTACTCTGATTGAGGTTTTAGTTGTAGTGTTTCTCATTGCTATTATGTCAGCAATAGTGGGTCCTGGAATGCTGGGATTCTTACAGCGAACAAAAATTTCTTCCGCCCAAAGTGAGGTACTAGGCATTCTCCAAGAAGCGCAAAGAACAGCTGTACGAGGTACTACAAATTGTAATGATACATCTTGTGTGACAACCTGCTCTCTAACCCTTCCAGCTAGCAATAGTCTTGCATCTGCGGCAACAAATAATGTTTTAGTCGTTTCGAGCTCTTGCGCAGCTAGTGGCGATAGAAGTTTAGAAGGCGTTCGAATTCGGCACAATTTTGCATCAGTTAACAGCACCTATGACGGAACGACAACACTTATCGCAGATTTATTTAATTTCAAAGGAACCACGAGTGATTCTTTAACACAAAATGATAGTGAAGGGAAAAAAGATCTAGTTATTGTTTTCACAAGCGAGTCTAGTGAAGCTTTCCAGAAATGTCTTGTTGTTTCAAGTGGTTTGGGTCTCATCAGAGTTGGCAACTATGCCCCTGGTTCAGCGGATGCAGTCCAATCCAAATGCAGTGCAATTAACTCTTAA
- a CDS encoding GNAT family N-acetyltransferase, which produces MGFLKRLLNNTADQQNTDKTDSKRLESAGQPRIFFSLDRDIDLYELEELCDKVGWARRPIRKVRKAIQHSFLVVTVWEVRNANRKRLIGFARATSDCAFNATVWDVVIHPEFQSKGLGKGLMKFIIKKLRESDISNITLFADPQVVEFYRRLGFILDPEGIKGMFWYPS; this is translated from the coding sequence ATGGGTTTTTTAAAAAGACTACTCAATAACACTGCTGACCAACAAAATACAGATAAGACAGACAGTAAAAGACTGGAGTCGGCGGGGCAACCCCGCATATTTTTTAGTTTAGACCGAGATATCGATCTTTATGAACTCGAAGAATTATGCGACAAAGTCGGCTGGGCAAGAAGACCGATTCGAAAAGTCCGCAAGGCAATTCAGCATAGCTTCCTCGTCGTCACAGTCTGGGAAGTGCGCAACGCTAACCGAAAACGCTTGATTGGCTTTGCTCGTGCGACCTCTGACTGCGCTTTTAATGCAACGGTCTGGGATGTTGTCATCCACCCAGAATTTCAGAGTAAAGGCCTCGGAAAAGGGTTGATGAAATTCATTATTAAGAAATTACGAGAATCAGACATCAGCAATATCACGCTATTTGCGGATCCTCAGGTCGTCGAGTTTTATCGTCGCCTCGGCTTTATCCTAGACCCTGAAGGCATTAAGGGGATGTTTTGGTATCCCAGCTAA
- a CDS encoding MBL fold metallo-hydrolase, with amino-acid sequence MPTATASSTKSIPFSCLPYGIGHHGEGVCLLVQMGDYRVLLDCGLTNIDQLVQEQTADHPSKPPIDFVFCSHAHRDHAEGLLKLQELFPELPIYASSATKALLPLNWTGQALSLDSVETLPWRSPTEIAPGLIIELFPAGHLPGAATALLTLTTEKRDYTLFYTGDFSVSHFQLVNGLSVEELRGLKPDVLIIEGSYGTLRHPHRRQQEKYFTNRLLEALETKQSVILPVPRLGLGQEILKLLRSHHQFTGKKIDIWVEGNVAKACDQYLDILQELPLTVQNFAKHQALFWDDRVYPRMHRLKAKEYPDLSQGQHIIITDYTNDFGQYCSNSENTCLLLLPEHPGVWLNFDEPPLAAIAPQKNVQIETYLLAEHSDGRNTTQLIHNLRPQHIIFFHGSDDDLSNLTALEELQNRYQLHCPAAGSLVELPVGETFIQPAVPQRTEYEGEINDLGAWVTLSLPNTICEDPRWQTFADTGLVEAHWQGEELVIRGINERELLRSQTDLERFANLDCCINCRFQKSMRCQQQKSPLYRFKVTPEGYCPEFEAIAYPTNLDS; translated from the coding sequence ATGCCGACCGCAACAGCATCTTCTACTAAATCTATACCCTTCTCTTGTTTACCCTATGGCATTGGCCATCATGGGGAAGGCGTCTGTCTCTTGGTACAGATGGGAGATTATCGGGTACTGCTAGATTGTGGTCTGACTAATATCGATCAGTTGGTACAAGAACAGACTGCGGATCACCCATCTAAACCACCAATAGATTTTGTGTTTTGTAGTCATGCTCATCGTGATCATGCAGAGGGACTTCTAAAACTCCAAGAGCTTTTTCCTGAGCTGCCGATTTATGCAAGCTCAGCGACAAAAGCTTTGTTGCCTCTCAATTGGACTGGGCAAGCTTTGTCTTTAGATTCTGTAGAGACATTACCGTGGCGATCGCCTACGGAAATTGCTCCAGGATTAATCATCGAACTTTTTCCCGCAGGTCATTTACCAGGAGCTGCAACAGCTTTACTCACCCTAACAACAGAAAAACGTGATTATACCTTGTTCTATACAGGGGATTTTTCTGTCTCCCATTTCCAACTGGTGAACGGATTATCCGTGGAAGAGTTGCGGGGTTTAAAGCCAGATGTGTTGATTATTGAGGGAAGCTATGGCACGTTACGCCATCCTCACCGTCGACAGCAAGAAAAATATTTTACAAACCGTCTCCTCGAAGCATTAGAAACTAAGCAGTCTGTGATTTTGCCTGTGCCGCGTTTAGGATTGGGGCAAGAAATTTTAAAATTACTGCGCTCTCACCATCAATTCACAGGCAAGAAAATAGATATTTGGGTGGAGGGTAATGTCGCCAAAGCTTGCGATCAATATCTCGATATCCTGCAAGAATTACCGTTAACTGTCCAAAATTTTGCTAAGCACCAAGCTTTATTTTGGGATGATCGTGTTTACCCACGGATGCACCGTTTAAAAGCAAAAGAATACCCTGATCTTAGTCAAGGTCAACACATTATCATTACGGATTACACGAATGACTTCGGGCAATATTGTTCTAACTCTGAGAACACTTGTCTATTGCTCTTACCTGAGCATCCTGGTGTTTGGCTGAATTTTGATGAGCCTCCCCTTGCGGCGATCGCCCCTCAAAAAAACGTTCAGATCGAGACCTATCTTCTTGCCGAACATAGCGATGGACGCAATACGACACAGCTTATCCATAACCTTCGTCCCCAACACATCATCTTTTTCCACGGCTCTGACGATGATTTGAGTAATTTGACGGCCCTCGAAGAACTCCAAAATCGCTATCAACTCCATTGTCCCGCCGCCGGCAGTCTTGTTGAGCTTCCCGTTGGTGAAACTTTTATTCAACCTGCTGTGCCCCAACGCACTGAATATGAAGGGGAAATTAACGACTTAGGCGCATGGGTCACCCTAAGCTTGCCAAATACTATTTGTGAAGATCCTCGCTGGCAAACCTTTGCTGATACCGGTTTAGTTGAGGCTCACTGGCAAGGAGAAGAACTGGTTATTCGTGGCATTAATGAGCGAGAGTTGCTCCGTAGCCAAACTGATCTCGAACGTTTTGCGAACCTCGACTGTTGTATTAATTGTCGTTTCCAGAAATCAATGCGCTGTCAACAGCAAAAATCCCCCTTGTACCGTTTTAAGGTGACACCAGAGGGATATTGCCCAGAATTTGAGGCGATCGCCTACCCGACTAATCTTGATTCTTAG
- a CDS encoding alpha/beta fold hydrolase, protein MATAVIRDVLHTYDWTGQQVSSSTEASKNSPTLVFIHGWLLSRSYWEPVIKQLSEFYPCLSYDLRGFGESAATCKEINRYPSQGFTLEDYAKDLQVLLAQLGITNAWLVGHSLGGSIAICGASNLAEVVQGVVCVNSGGGIYLKEDFEKFRSAGQKLIQNRFPWLMYVPFIELPFTRLMVQQPLSRRWGKQRLLDFFAADRKAALGALLETTTEKEVHQLPQLVAQLQQPVYFLAGSQDSVMELKYVYHLASFHHLFGLRGENVTEIQNCGHLAMVEHAEIVSQHLIDILSKNTCKKSL, encoded by the coding sequence ATGGCGACTGCGGTAATTCGAGATGTTCTGCATACGTATGACTGGACAGGACAACAAGTGTCGTCGTCTACAGAAGCGAGTAAAAATTCACCAACATTAGTGTTTATCCATGGCTGGTTATTGAGTCGTTCCTATTGGGAACCAGTCATCAAACAATTGTCAGAGTTTTATCCTTGCCTCAGCTATGACTTAAGAGGGTTCGGAGAATCTGCGGCAACTTGTAAAGAGATTAACAGGTATCCGTCTCAGGGATTTACATTAGAAGATTACGCTAAAGATTTGCAGGTTTTATTAGCTCAACTTGGCATCACAAACGCATGGCTGGTTGGTCATTCTCTAGGAGGCAGTATTGCAATATGCGGAGCAAGTAACCTCGCAGAGGTTGTACAAGGAGTCGTCTGTGTAAACTCTGGTGGTGGAATTTATCTGAAGGAAGATTTTGAGAAATTTCGGTCTGCGGGTCAAAAGTTAATTCAAAATCGTTTTCCTTGGCTAATGTATGTCCCGTTTATTGAGCTGCCATTCACGAGATTAATGGTGCAACAGCCTCTTTCGAGACGCTGGGGGAAGCAACGATTACTCGATTTTTTTGCGGCAGATCGCAAGGCTGCACTAGGTGCTTTATTGGAGACGACAACAGAAAAAGAAGTCCATCAGTTACCGCAACTTGTGGCACAGCTTCAACAGCCTGTTTATTTTTTGGCAGGAAGTCAGGATTCGGTGATGGAACTAAAGTACGTTTATCATCTGGCGAGCTTTCATCATTTGTTTGGCTTGAGGGGAGAAAACGTTACGGAAATCCAGAATTGTGGTCATCTGGCAATGGTCGAGCATGCAGAGATTGTAAGCCAACATTTAATAGATATTTTAAGTAAAAATACGTGTAAAAAAAGTCTGTAA